GCGTTGGTTGTTTATTCAAGTAAGCTAACACCCTTGCCCATAATAGGCATCTTTGCCATGCTTACGTTCAAAATGCTTCTTTTTCAAAGCTTCCTTTAACCGAGCAGCATTGGAATTTATCTGAAGCGTTAAATGAGCCATTTTCGCAACTTCTTCGCAGACCGCACTGTTGTACACAGCCTTTGCTGCAGTAGCTCCCCAAGTAAATGGAGCATGGCTACCCACGAGTACCATACCAATTTCGTTATAGTCCAGCCCTCTTTCTTTTAGGCAATCTATAATCTGATATCCTGTCATATGCTCATAATCGCCCTCAATATATTCATCTTTCATAGGTGGAGCACAAGGAATATCAGCAATTAAATGATCCGCATGAGTGGTCCCGAAGATAGGAATATCCTTTATAGCTTGTGCCCATGCCGTACCATAAGTTGAATGCGTGTGTACTACTCCGCCTATTTTATCCCATTCCTTGTAAAGAACGGCATGGGTTTTAGTATCGGATGAAGGTCTCATTTTACCCTCAACAATCTTCGCATCAAAATCGCAGATGACGATATCGTCAACCTTCAACTTGGCATACGGCACTCCACTTGGCTTTATGGCAAAAACACCTTTATCCCTATCCACAGCACTTGCGTTGCCAAA
This genomic interval from Zobellia roscoffensis contains the following:
- a CDS encoding L-ribulose-5-phosphate 4-epimerase produces the protein MGKYKSLKEEAYEANMQLPELGLVLFTFGNASAVDRDKGVFAIKPSGVPYAKLKVDDIVICDFDAKIVEGKMRPSSDTKTHAVLYKEWDKIGGVVHTHSTYGTAWAQAIKDIPIFGTTHADHLIADIPCAPPMKDEYIEGDYEHMTGYQIIDCLKERGLDYNEIGMVLVGSHAPFTWGATAAKAVYNSAVCEEVAKMAHLTLQINSNAARLKEALKKKHFERKHGKDAYYGQGC